The genome window TACTACAGCGCTAGGTTTTTGGCCAGCGGCATGGGGTGATGCGGTCGGGATCGATTCCTAGCGAGGCGTAGCGGTTGATTCTTGTTTTCGTGTGGCATGCGCGGGCGGTTGCGTTTCGGCTTTGATGGTGTTTGATCCGGGCGGCGACGCGCTCGAGCATCGTTCGCCTGGCCTCAATGGGCAAGTACCAACTCGTGACGATCGCGTCGGTCGCATCGCGGATCTGCTGGACTGTCCACGCTGGGTTTTTCCCCCCGCTGCTGCTGACACGCTCGCGACAGAAACAAATAGCTGATCGCGGTCAGGATCAGATGACGTTTCAGGCCGAGGTAGCGACGGCCCTCGAAGCAGTCCAAGCCGACTTCCTGTTTTTGATCTTCGAAACATCGTTCCACGCGCCACCGCTGAAAGGCGACCAGCAACAGCGTCGACATCGACGTCCTCTCGCTGGCATTGCTGACGAAGAATTTCAGTTCACCATCGAGAACATTCCGTGCAACCACGAGCCAAAGACGCATGCCCGGCAGATCGTCGCTGCCCTTGAGCGTCACGCGAAGTCGTTTTGCTTCCCAGACAATCGGGCCTTTTTCACTCTCCTTGACGCGGTACTTCTTCCAAGGTTTCGACTTCATCGCCTCGCTGAACCAAAACACGTTCTCGACGCTGCGGGGAGAGCGCTCCCCGCTTTTGACGCGGGGTGTTTTGCGACCACGTCCCCGACCACCTTTGCGATAGCGGTGCTCCGTGACCTGGGGCGTTTTCTCCCAGACCGCGAAGGTCCGTGGCACTTCGAGAACGAACGTTTGACTTCGTCGAGCGAGCCCCTCCAAGAACCCCGGCTTGCCGCCGTATCCTTCGTCCGCCGTGATCCAGGCAAACGCCACGCCTTCGGCGACGCTGCGATCGTACAATTCCAAGGCGATTTGCCACTTGGGCCGGTAAACGATGTCGTCGGGGATGCCCGCGACGCGACAACGTTCACGATCATCGCTCCAGCTTTCCGGCAAGAACAATTCGCCATCGAGCATGCAATGAAAGTCCTCGGTCGCCGCCGCCAAGTGGACCGTCACGATACAGTTTTCCCGCTTGCCAACTTTGCCGCACCATTGTCGCTGGACCCCCGGCGTTTTGTCTCCTTTCTTCACGTCGCTGGTTTCGTCGAGGATGCCGACGGTGTTGGAATCGACGTGTTCATCACGAACGA of Phycisphaeraceae bacterium contains these proteins:
- a CDS encoding IS701 family transposase, giving the protein MDVQDLEGLEARLKAYLSCFDDCFARCDTRAHLSTYVRGQLSDLDAKSVEPIALRAGTPVRTLQEFLAQHRWDEDGLRRRLLHLVRDEHVDSNTVGILDETSDVKKGDKTPGVQRQWCGKVGKRENCIVTVHLAAATEDFHCMLDGELFLPESWSDDRERCRVAGIPDDIVYRPKWQIALELYDRSVAEGVAFAWITADEGYGGKPGFLEGLARRSQTFVLEVPRTFAVWEKTPQVTEHRYRKGGRGRGRKTPRVKSGERSPRSVENVFWFSEAMKSKPWKKYRVKESEKGPIVWEAKRLRVTLKGSDDLPGMRLWLVVARNVLDGELKFFVSNASERTSMSTLLLVAFQRWRVERCFEDQKQEVGLDCFEGRRYLGLKRHLILTAISYLFLSRACQQQRGEKPSVDSPADPRCDRRDRHELVLAH